A genomic stretch from Edaphobacter aggregans includes:
- a CDS encoding NACHT domain-containing NTPase — MRSRLQGGLLAAVAMFLATGAVCAYAQTPRKAAEKWQIDGIVAALKDPILEVRTHALLYVQSNSEFTWDGVPDPLIASLLNDPNVRRVISSLKANDDNVQSGTDTAADITMPRSQDDQIALLENQNVSFAVRKAVALVLCTTPSPQEEHALITQLRVKQLRSVLVKSLVVHGPLNFKTLPDLTYPFYYSYEDLPEYRFLIHYLLGGNDKAELVLKHTFFEEGEDKVKAADYSDIDDARKALEAFDAVLPINTRNTGFQAEIEKQILFIAHKWKDEWTSKDYELLNSLSFKMNEDSRAALNNIIKQPYWTRLLQKLWKVIAVQIAFWILLLYFYPRSRAVQAFFFWNRWARKFFGLGYVDLCLTWIPYLRNRLLGPFREELVAEARVSDEDLNDYFHDIEVRQGESHISLFHAIPEIFGQSILESESGLGKSIFLRRLVSMSKRTNAYLAAENCDRGVFELIQLKLKGKASDETFLRSIIWAGGLSIVIDGLNEVTVETREKIRRFVDDFPKANILLATQPLFWKRPPKALVFRISPLTDDRIQAFLESRYRTFVSPLIMTESAYKQRCRDYLEDVLGNCQSEEDKTAARLVLSNPMDLTVAAQILVAGDTPTLRNLQEQQFTRVDRDFRDIRHGEQFPLRQFSESVYERLLGDEITLDSSQFFEAIQVLSSHKMVLMQNEIDADQRPVRRWVFRHDKIRDFFLVKAFENDHGNRIGEHIEDPRFRGVYLMLASQLPLAEANELRDALVDRAAETKDHHLSDAVVEVLKSRRVAGSRPVTQRTPA; from the coding sequence ATGAGATCGCGTTTGCAAGGCGGTTTGCTCGCTGCAGTCGCAATGTTTCTCGCGACCGGGGCAGTGTGTGCCTACGCACAGACGCCCCGAAAGGCTGCAGAAAAGTGGCAAATCGATGGCATAGTCGCTGCCCTAAAAGATCCTATCTTGGAAGTCAGGACACACGCCTTGCTATATGTTCAATCCAACTCAGAATTTACATGGGATGGCGTTCCTGACCCTCTAATCGCCTCTCTTCTAAATGATCCTAATGTTCGGCGGGTTATTTCTTCTCTAAAAGCGAACGACGACAACGTTCAAAGTGGAACCGATACGGCAGCAGACATAACGATGCCTCGAAGTCAGGATGATCAAATCGCACTGCTCGAAAATCAAAATGTAAGCTTTGCTGTTCGAAAGGCCGTCGCATTGGTCCTCTGTACAACCCCTTCACCCCAAGAGGAACATGCACTTATCACCCAACTCAGAGTCAAACAGCTTCGATCTGTCCTCGTAAAATCCCTTGTCGTACATGGACCCTTAAATTTTAAGACGCTGCCCGATCTTACCTACCCCTTTTACTATTCTTACGAAGATTTACCGGAATATCGTTTTCTGATTCACTACCTCTTGGGTGGAAATGATAAAGCCGAATTAGTGTTAAAACACACATTTTTCGAGGAGGGCGAGGATAAGGTAAAGGCCGCCGATTATTCAGACATAGATGATGCGCGTAAAGCTCTCGAAGCCTTTGACGCCGTTCTCCCAATCAACACGAGGAACACGGGTTTTCAGGCCGAAATTGAGAAACAGATACTTTTTATTGCACATAAATGGAAAGATGAATGGACTTCGAAAGACTATGAACTACTAAACTCACTTTCATTCAAAATGAATGAAGATTCTCGGGCTGCTCTTAATAACATCATCAAACAACCTTATTGGACACGCCTCCTTCAAAAATTGTGGAAAGTTATTGCGGTTCAGATCGCCTTTTGGATACTGCTCCTATATTTCTATCCCAGATCGAGGGCCGTCCAGGCATTCTTTTTCTGGAACCGTTGGGCACGCAAGTTCTTCGGTTTGGGATATGTCGATCTTTGTTTGACCTGGATTCCTTACTTGCGAAATCGCTTGCTCGGTCCCTTCCGCGAGGAGCTTGTAGCGGAGGCCCGTGTCTCAGACGAAGATTTGAACGACTATTTCCATGACATCGAAGTAAGGCAAGGTGAGAGTCACATTTCGCTCTTCCACGCAATTCCTGAGATCTTTGGCCAAAGCATTCTGGAAAGTGAATCTGGTCTTGGAAAATCGATCTTCTTGCGTCGCCTCGTAAGCATGTCGAAACGGACAAACGCCTACTTGGCTGCAGAAAACTGTGATCGGGGCGTCTTCGAACTGATTCAGTTGAAGCTTAAAGGCAAAGCCAGCGATGAGACCTTTCTCCGTAGCATCATTTGGGCTGGTGGTCTCAGCATCGTCATCGATGGATTGAATGAGGTTACCGTAGAAACACGCGAGAAGATCCGCCGCTTCGTCGACGACTTCCCAAAAGCTAATATCCTCTTAGCGACACAACCCCTGTTTTGGAAACGACCTCCCAAAGCACTGGTCTTTCGTATCTCGCCTCTTACTGACGATCGCATCCAGGCCTTCCTTGAAAGCAGATATAGGACATTTGTTTCGCCGCTCATCATGACAGAAAGCGCATATAAGCAAAGATGCCGAGACTATCTCGAAGACGTCCTCGGTAATTGCCAGTCCGAAGAAGACAAAACAGCAGCACGGTTGGTCCTTTCAAATCCTATGGACCTTACCGTTGCCGCTCAAATTTTGGTTGCCGGTGACACTCCTACTCTTAGAAATCTGCAAGAGCAACAATTCACGCGCGTCGATCGAGACTTCCGGGATATTCGCCACGGCGAGCAGTTTCCCCTCCGGCAATTTTCCGAAAGTGTTTATGAAAGGCTTCTGGGCGACGAGATCACGCTCGACAGCTCTCAGTTCTTTGAAGCTATCCAGGTACTTTCATCTCACAAAATGGTCCTGATGCAGAATGAAATTGATGCCGATCAAAGACCTGTCAGGAGATGGGTCTTCCGCCACGATAAAATACGAGATTTCTTTTTGGTAAAAGCCTTCGAAAACGACCACGGTAACCGAATTGGAGAGCATATAGAAGATCCACGATTCCGCGGCGTCTACCTTATGCTCGCCTCACAACTGCCCCTCGCCGAAGCCAATGAATTGAGAGACGCCCTCGTCGATCGTGCGGCAGAGACGAAGGACCACCATCTATCGGATGCCGTTGTTGAAGTCCTCAAAAGCAGACGGGTGGCAGGCTCAAGGCCAGTCACCCAAAGAACTCCAGCCTGA
- the folK gene encoding 2-amino-4-hydroxy-6-hydroxymethyldihydropteridine diphosphokinase, which translates to MKSLAAIALGSNLESKGIGDREANLRVAIERLRGLGEVRAVSSFYDTEPVGYVDQPRFLNGALLLETELQPLELMRGLLDIERGMGREREGAVAKGPRVIDLDLLLYGQTVMNTAELTLPHPEMQERRFVLEPLAEIAPGMVHPVLGVTVREMLLELG; encoded by the coding sequence GTGAAAAGTCTGGCGGCGATCGCGCTGGGGTCGAATCTGGAGTCAAAAGGGATTGGTGACCGCGAGGCGAACCTTCGGGTGGCTATCGAGCGGTTGCGGGGGTTGGGTGAGGTTCGTGCGGTGTCGTCGTTTTATGACACGGAGCCGGTGGGGTATGTGGATCAGCCTCGGTTTTTGAATGGGGCTTTGCTGTTGGAGACAGAGTTGCAGCCGCTGGAGTTGATGCGTGGGTTGCTGGATATCGAACGCGGGATGGGGCGCGAGCGTGAGGGTGCCGTGGCGAAGGGGCCGCGGGTGATCGATCTGGACTTGCTGCTGTATGGGCAGACGGTGATGAATACGGCGGAGCTGACGCTGCCGCATCCGGAGATGCAGGAGCGGCGGTTTGTGCTGGAACCGCTGGCGGAGATTGCGCCGGGGATGGTGCATCCGGTGCTTGGGGTGACGGTAAGGGAAATGCTGTTGGAGTTGGGATGA